One bacterium genomic window, TGACCCCTTTTTCCCAGCGGCTGAAGAGCGCCATCCAGAGGACCCACGGCTGTCTTTGCGTGGGGCTCGACGTGGACCTGGAAAAACTGCCCAAGGACCTGCCGAGGAACGGGGAAGGCGCCCTCCGCTTCTGCCGGGCCATCATCGACGCCACCCGCGATCTGGCGGTGGCCTACAAGCCCAACCTGGCCTTCTTCGAGTCCCTGGGGGTCCAGGGTTTCGAGATCCTCGAGCTCCTGCGCCAGTCGGTGCCCCATGACGTCCTTTTCGTGGCCGACGCCAAGCGGGGCGACATCGGCAACACGTCCCAGGCCTATGCCAAGGCCTTCTACGGCCTCCTCAAGGCCGACGCCCTGACCCTTTCCCCTTATATGGGGAAGGATTCGGTGGAGCCCTTCCTCGACCATCCGGGAA contains:
- the pyrF gene encoding orotidine-5'-phosphate decarboxylase translates to MTPFSQRLKSAIQRTHGCLCVGLDVDLEKLPKDLPRNGEGALRFCRAIIDATRDLAVAYKPNLAFFESLGVQGFEILELLRQSVPHDVLFVADAKRGDIGNTSQAYAKAFYGLLKADALTLSPYMGKDSVEPFLDHPGTCSFVLCLTSNPSSADFQTQVLEGGEKLYEKVAKTAVEWGKGKRGEVGLVVGATQARSLADLRKLVPDTVFLVPGVGAQGGDLEGVLKEGRSKDGFGLLVNVSRQVLYASNGSDFTDAAREQAKKLVAAMKTYF